The Amycolatopsis umgeniensis DNA segment CGGCGAGGATCCGCTGCGCCGTACCGGTCGTGGACAGCCCCGCGGCGGGCCTGTCCTCGGTGAAGTACTCGCGGAAGTCCTGGCTGAAGTCGCGGGTCATCAGCGCGATCGTGCGGTTCCAGTTCCCGCCGTCCGGCCCGTTCGCCGCCCACAGGTCCAGCAGGGACGAGCCGACCCGGCCCTGCACGGTGTCGCCACGGTCCCAGCCCGGCGTCGAAGCGTCGTTCTGGAAGCTGTAGGAGTTGCCGTTGTCGTAGACGTAGCGGTAATCGCCGAGGGCGTAGGCCGCGACGGCGTCGGCGAAGCCTTCGGTCCACGCGCACGATTCCGAACTGTGCTTCTCGATGTAATGCGGATTGCAGTCCTCGACCACGGGGAAGCCGCGCCCGTAGAGCTGCCATTGCAGCCAGTGCCCGGCTTCGTGGAGCACAAGGTGCTTCGAGTCCGGCATCGTGGCGCCGAGGAAGACGTAGTTCGTGTTCGGGTAGTCCCAATAGCCGCCGTCGGCGACCTTCGGATCCCAGACGAACGTGATCTGGTCGCAGCGGCCGTCGGACTGGCGGCTGGTCCAGCAGGACGAGCTGGGGTTGGCGCGTTTCCAGTAGAGGACGTTGAGCGTGTCGACCACCTTCCAGGCCCGCTGCAGCGCGGAAGGCACTTTCACCGTGCCGAGGTCTTGGGTACCGGCCACGTTCGTGCGGCGTGCCGAGTCGAACGCGTAGTCGGTGGTGTTGTTCGCGGCCTTGACCACCCGCCACATCGAGGTGCTGCTCGACCGGAACCGGACGTACGCCTCGGCGAGGGAAGCGTTGTGGCAGGCGGTGAACCGGCCGTCGGACGCGCCGGTGATACCGCTGGAGAGCCTGGTCGCCGAGCCGGAGCCGGTGCGGCCCCACAGTTCCCAGTTCGCGTTTCGCGCGACCTGCGTGCGCACGGGTTTGCTCGTCCCGGCTTCCGCGTCGAGATGGTCGAAGGCGAGTGTGCCGGTGAGACAGGCGTTCGCGGCCGCTGTCGCCGGTGCGGTGGCCACGGCCGCGGTCAGCCCGAGGGTGGTGACGAGCACCGCGCCGAACGCGCGAA contains these protein-coding regions:
- a CDS encoding metalloprotease codes for the protein MQLIRRSSSAGRRLRAFGAVLVTTLGLTAAVATAPATAAANACLTGTLAFDHLDAEAGTSKPVRTQVARNANWELWGRTGSGSATRLSSGITGASDGRFTACHNASLAEAYVRFRSSSTSMWRVVKAANNTTDYAFDSARRTNVAGTQDLGTVKVPSALQRAWKVVDTLNVLYWKRANPSSSCWTSRQSDGRCDQITFVWDPKVADGGYWDYPNTNYVFLGATMPDSKHLVLHEAGHWLQWQLYGRGFPVVEDCNPHYIEKHSSESCAWTEGFADAVAAYALGDYRYVYDNGNSYSFQNDASTPGWDRGDTVQGRVGSSLLDLWAANGPDGGNWNRTIALMTRDFSQDFREYFTEDRPAAGLSTTGTAQRILAGHTISY